A single window of Deltaproteobacteria bacterium DNA harbors:
- a CDS encoding response regulator — translation MNANILVVDDDETVRELLEMVFRREGWGVTLARNGEEAVDHLSRKSFDLMLTDLHMPRMDGYSLIPKALEFAPDMPIIVLSADSTLESIDRIFRHAIKAFLPKPFDDVGKVLKKCRQALELSRSHRDLQEKLTRAQEALSRVRDDG, via the coding sequence GTGAATGCCAACATCCTGGTCGTGGACGATGACGAGACCGTTCGCGAGCTCCTCGAGATGGTCTTCCGCCGTGAGGGCTGGGGCGTCACCCTCGCCAGGAACGGAGAGGAGGCCGTCGATCACCTCTCCAGGAAGAGCTTCGACCTCATGCTGACCGATCTGCACATGCCGCGGATGGACGGCTACTCGCTGATCCCCAAGGCCCTCGAGTTCGCGCCGGACATGCCCATCATCGTCCTCTCGGCGGACTCGACCCTCGAGTCGATCGACCGGATCTTCCGCCACGCCATCAAGGCCTTCCTGCCCAAGCCCTTCGACGACGTGGGCAAGGTGCTGAAGAAGTGCCGGCAGGCCCTGGAGCTCTCCCGGAGCCACCGGGATCTCCAGGAGAAGCTCACCCGGGCCCAGGAGGCGCTCTCCCGGGTCCGCGACGACGGCTAG